From the genome of Vicia villosa cultivar HV-30 ecotype Madison, WI unplaced genomic scaffold, Vvil1.0 ctg.000400F_1_1, whole genome shotgun sequence, one region includes:
- the LOC131627758 gene encoding flavonoid 3'-monooxygenase-like, translating to MSPWIIVFVTIAASILIYKLLNLISKPSSRLPPGPKPWPIVGNLPHMGPVPHHALAALALKHGPLMHLRLGFVDVIVAASASVAEQFLKVHDANFSNRPPNSGAKYMAYNYQDLVFAPYGPRWRLLRKLSYVHMFSSKALDDFSHIRQEEVARLIRNLASSGSKAANLGQMLNVCTTNALARVMIGRRVFNDGNSGCDPRADEFKSMVVELMVLAGVFNVGDFVPALEWLDLQGVQGKMKKLHKRFDTFLTSIIEDHKVSKSENHNDLLSALLSLKEKEDEDGDKVNDTEIKALLLNMFTAGTDTSSSTIEWAIAELIRNPRLMVSVQKELDSVVGRDRLVTEMDLAHLPYLEAVVKETFRLHPSTPLSLPRVANESCEIFNYHIPKGATLLVNVWAISRDPKEWSNPLEFKPERFLPGGEKFDVDIKGTDFEVIPFGAGRRICAGMSLGLRMVQLLTATLVQAYDWELENGLSPEKLNMDEAYGLTLQRQVPLLAHPRPRLAQHIYL from the exons ATGTCTCCATGGATCATTGTCTTTGTCACAATTGCTGCATCCATTCTCATCTACAAACTCTTAAATCTCATTTCAAAGCCTTCCTCACGTCTCCCACCTGGGCCTAAACCATGGCCCATCGTCGGAAACTTGCCTCACATGGGCCCAGTCCCCCACCACGCCCTTGCCGCCTTAGCTCTCAAACACGGCCCTCTCATGCACCTCCGTTTGGGCTTCGTCGACGTGATAGTCGCCGCTTCCGCATCTGTGGCGGAGCAGTTCTTGAAGGTTCACGATGCTAATTTTTCTAATCGGCCACCTAACTCCGGCGCTAAATACATGGCGTATAACTATCAAGATCTTGTGTTTGCTCCCTATGGTCCACGGTGGCGATTGTTGAGGAAATTATCGTATGTGCACATGTTTTCTTCTAAGGCTTTGGATGATTTTAGCCACATTCGACAG GAAGAGGTAGCAAGACTAATCCGCAATTTGGCAAGTTCCGGATCCAAAGCAGCAAACTTAGGACAAATGCTAAATGTATGCACAACCAATGCATTGGCAAGAGTAATGATAGGACGACGAGTATTTAACGACGGCAATAGTGGTTGTGATCCAAGGGCTGATGAGTTTAAATCTATGGTTGTTGAGCTTATGGTATTGGCTGGAGTTTTCAACGTCGGTGATTTTGTTCCTGCTTTAGAGTGGTTGGATCTTCAAGGTGTGCAAGGCAAGATGAAGAAATTACACAAAAGGtttgatacatttttaaccaGCATCATTGAGGATCACAAGGTTTCCAAGAGTGAGAATCATAATGACTTGTTGAGTGCGTTACTGTCACTGAAAGAAAAAGAGGATGAAGATGGAGACAAAGTTAATGATACCGAAATCAAAGCTTTACTCTTG AATATGTTCACAGCTGGAACAGACACATCATCAAGCACGATAGAGTGGGCTATTGCCGAGCTGATAAGAAACCCTAGACTTATGGTTTCCGTTCAAAAGGAGTTGGACAGTGTTGTGGGTCGAGACAGGTTGGTTACGGAAATGGATTTGGCTCATCTTCCTTACTTAGAGGCTGTGGTGAAGGAAACTTTTCGACTTCATCCATCCACGCCTCTTTCGCTCCCACGTGTTGCAAATGAGAGTTGTGAAATCTTCAACTATCATATTCCTAAAGGCGCAACTCTGTTGGTTAATGTTTGGGCAATATCGCGTGATCCTAAAGAATGGTCCAACCCATTGGAGTTCAAGCCGGAAAGGTTTCTCCCCGGTGGGGAGAAGTTTGATGTTGATATTAAGGGAACTGATTTTGAGGTGATACCTTTTGGTGCTGGACGGAGAATATGTGCTGGTATGAGTCTTGGACTTAGGATGGTTCAACTTCTCACTGCGACATTAGTTCAAGCATATGATTGGGAGTTGGAGAATGGTTTATCGCCGGAAAAGCTCAACATGGATGAAGCATATGGGCTTACATTGCAAAGACAAGTGCCTCTTTTGGCCCATCCTCGTCCAAGGCTTGCTCAGCATATATACTTGTAG